CCGAATCGACTGAACCGCTCATTCCGGAGGCTTCGATGTCGGCTTCGCCGCCGAGAACGAACGAACCGTAAGCTTGGTTGTAGCCAAGATGGATACCGCCGAGCACTCCGTTGGATTTCCAGGAGTCGGCCCAATCCGAATTGCCACTCGATATCGACTGATCATGGCTATCGACGTGGCCCCAACCATAGCCTAGTTGGACGCCAACATAGGCGCCGCTCCAGTCATAGATCGCCGGAGCGGCGGAAAGCGCATCCGCGGCAAAAGCGCTACCCGGAAGGGCAGCAAGAATAGCAGAAGCCAACAAAATCGATTTCATGGACCCACCCCGTGTTTCGCGGCAGTGTAGACCGCTTCGATTGCAGCGCAATATAGCCGGGCATCCGGAAGATGCTTTCTTATCTGAAGTTGCACAAAAACCACGCTGGCTCCCGTCTGGTGGCCGGTGGACGCCAATGACACCCGGCAGAGCCAGCCCGTAACCAGCTTCATGCCGCTTCTCCACACTCGATCATGTATGGAGAATGATTTCAAAGCCTTAAGCGGGAGATAATGGGCCGGCTAAAGCATTAACAAATGTGGCGAAGCGCCCGGAACGGTTGAACGTTCCATAGGCTGCGAAAGCCCCCTCAGACGTCCCTGGAATTGTTTTACCCGCGCGCCTTGACGTTGATCGTCTCCGGCACGGGCGTCAGCGGCCGGCGCTCGGTGAACCAGGCGACGAGATTGTCGACGCAAAGATCCGCCATGGCGCGGCGGGTGTGGACGGACGCCGAGCCGACATGCGGCAGAAGCGAGGCATTGGCAGCGTCGAGCAGGGCCCGTGGCACGTTCGGTTCGTCGGCAAAGACGTCGAGCCCCGCGGCGGCGATGGTACCGCTCTTCAGGGCGGCCGCCAGTGCTGTCTCGTCCACCGCCGAGCCACGGCCGATATTGACGAAGACGCCGTTCGAACCCAGCGCCGACAAGATTTCGGCATTGACCGCTTTCTCCGTGGAGGCGCCACCCGGCGCGATGCAGATCAGCGTGTCGACGGCCTCGGCAAGGCCTTTCAAAGTGGCATGATATTCGTAAGGCACGCCTTCGACCCTGCGGCGATTGTGGTAAGCGATCGGCAGGCCGAAGGCTTCAAGGCGGCGGGCGACGGCGCGGCCGATGCGGCCCATGCCGAAAATGCCGACGCTGCGGCCGCGCAAGGTAAGCCGGCTCAGGCGATAATTACCCTTCTTCACCCAGTCGCCGTCGCGCAGCCACTTCTCGGCGGCGTAGAGCTCGCGCACGGTGTTGATCAAAAGACCAATGGCGGTGTCGGCGACCTCCTCGCTCAGGACGTCGGGCGTGTTGGTGACCATGACGCCGCGCTTGGCCGCGTGATTGGCATCCACCGAATCATAGCCGACGCCGAAACTGGCGATGATCTCAAGGTTGGGCAGCGCGTCGATGATCGCCGCGTTGATGCCCGCGTAGGAGGCGATGCCGCGCACAGTGGCGCGCATCTCTTCCGTGACCAGCGAAGGGTCGGCGCGTTCGATGCGCACAAGCTTGAACGCCCTGTCTAGGCGGCTGACGGCATGGTCGTTGAAATCGCCAGGCACCAGGATGGCGACCGGCAATTTTCCTTCTGCAATGGTCATGCACGCTCCACCGGCTTGCCGGTCGACTGCCGCACATGCAGTTCCGGCTTGATCAGTTCCTGCGATGGCCGCACCGCCTGCCCGTTCAATTTGTCGAGCAAGGCGCTCGCGGCGCGGCGGCCGACCTCGCGCTGGCCGTTCCAGACCGTGGTCAGG
This region of Mesorhizobium sp. M2A.F.Ca.ET.046.03.2.1 genomic DNA includes:
- a CDS encoding 2-hydroxyacid dehydrogenase, which encodes MTIAEGKLPVAILVPGDFNDHAVSRLDRAFKLVRIERADPSLVTEEMRATVRGIASYAGINAAIIDALPNLEIIASFGVGYDSVDANHAAKRGVMVTNTPDVLSEEVADTAIGLLINTVRELYAAEKWLRDGDWVKKGNYRLSRLTLRGRSVGIFGMGRIGRAVARRLEAFGLPIAYHNRRRVEGVPYEYHATLKGLAEAVDTLICIAPGGASTEKAVNAEILSALGSNGVFVNIGRGSAVDETALAAALKSGTIAAAGLDVFADEPNVPRALLDAANASLLPHVGSASVHTRRAMADLCVDNLVAWFTERRPLTPVPETINVKARG